In Archangium lipolyticum, the DNA window GGCGGCAGTTGCAACAGCGCCGTCCCCAGCGCCCCCAACAGCGCGAAGTACAGCAGCTTCAGCGGCCCCTGGCCCGCCGGCACCAGCGCGTCATCCCACGTCACCCGTGTCCAGCTCGCCAGCCTCGCCATCAGCCCCAGCGTCAGCCGCTCCAACACCGCTCCCAGCAGCCCCGCCAGCACCACCGTCATCAACAGGCCCAGCCACCGCCACGGCTCCAGCCCCAACACCACCCGCTCGAAGAGCACCGGCGGCACCGGCACCCCCAGCACCTCCGGCTCGTACGAGTCGTAGATGGCGTCGATCGCCTTCACCGTCGACTGGCTGAACACCCACACCCGCGCACCTTCGTCGATCGTCACGCGCGACAGCTGGATGGGGTAGCGGTTCTTGCCCACCGTCAGGACGGTGAGCTTCTCGAAGCGGCCATCCTCCGGGTCTCCGTCCGGCTCCTTGCTCAGGTGGTCGAGCAGCTCCGGCTCCAGCTTGTCGTCCAGGATGAGCCGCAGGCGCCAGGCCAGGCGGGCCCCTTCCTTCTTCTGCTCGGACGTGGGCAGGTAGTCCAGGTCCAGGAAGTGCGCGGCCAGCGGGTAGTCGCCCCGCTGGGCCGCGGTGAAGAAACCATTGGCGGCGGTATAGGGCGTCTGCCTGTCCACCGTGGACGGGGGAGCCCCCAACCCGGCGTTGAAGGCCTGGGCCTCCGGCAGGAACACGAGGGACAGCAGCACGCACAGTCCGGTCAGAGCGCGACGCATGGGCGCCTCTTACTGCGCCTCCCTGACCCATCCGGCAACACCTATGTGCCGGTAGCCCGCCCGTCATGCAAGGTACCTACCGGCATGGCCCTCCCCTGGATTCCAATGGGACGGGAAACCCTTGGTGTCATAAGGATTCGTAGGCTAGAAGAAGCCCCCCAGGAAGAGGGCGCCGTGCAAGAGAAGCGAAAAATCCTGCTCATCGACGACAGCGAGATCACTCTCGCCATGGAGAAGGCCGTGCTGGAGGCGCGCGGCTATGAGGTCGTCGCCACCTCCACGTTGATGGAGTTCGAGAAGACCCTACAGACGTGGAAGCCGGACCTCATCCTCACCGACATCCACATGCCCGAGGCCAAGGGCACCGACATCTGCCGGACGTTGAAGAACGAGTACGGCACCCAGGACATCCCCATCATCCTCTTCTCCAGCCTCCCGGACGACGAGCTGAGCAAGCTGGCCGAGCAGGTGGGTGCCGATGGCAGCCTCTCCAAGGTGAACGGGCTCGAGAAGATGGGCGAGAAGATCGACGAGCTGGTGCAGAGCATCATCTGGTGACGCGGTGAGACGGCTCCTTCCCGGACTGTTCCTGCTGGCGGCGCTCTCGGGATGCTCGCGCAAGGAGTCCGCCCCGGCGCCCACGCCCCCCCCGGCGTCGGCGCAGGCCCCCGGCGCCATCCTCTTCTTCTCCGCCGACACCCGCGGCTACCTGGGACCCTGCGGGTGCAGCGAGAACATGCGCGGCGGCATCGCCCGCGCGGCCTTCCAGATTCAAGAAGCACGCAAGGGCGCCCTGCCCGTCCTCTACGTGGACGGCGGTGACAGCCTCTTCGGCTCCCCCACCCTCAAGCCGGACCAGGTGCCCCAGGAGGAGCGCAAGGCCCGGGCGCTCGCCGAGTCCATGAAGCGCATGGGCCTGGTGGTGCGCGCGGTGGGCGAGCTGGACGACACGCGGGGCGCCGACTTCCGCCGCGGCCTGGGTCTGCCCGAGCTGGAGCCCGGCGGGGTGAAGGTGCTCCCCGCCGGCAAGCGCGAGGTGGGCGTGGTGAGCGCCTCGGACGCCGCCGGGCTGAAACAGGCCAGCGCCAAGGCTCGTGCCCAGGGCGCCGACTTCGTCGTGGGCCTCTTCCACGGCACCCTCGAGGAGGCCCAGCGGGCCGCCGCCACCCCGGAGCCGGGCGTGGACCTGGTGCTCGCCACCCACACCGCCTCCGAGTTCGACGGCGAACAGAACAAGCTGACCCGTGACGCGGTGCCCGTCGTCGGGCTGCAGAGCAAGGGCCGCTCGCTGCTGCGCGTGGACCTGGCCTACGGCGCGAAGCCGGGCCCCTTCACCCCGCAGAAGACGGCCGAGGACACCGAGCGCGAGGCCGCCTCCATCGACCGGCGCATGGCGCTGCTGGACAAGGAGATCAACCTCCCCGGCATCGCTCCCGAGCTCAAGAGCCTCAAGCAGCAGAAGCGCGAGGAGCTGGTGGCGCGCCGTCAGGCCCTCCTCACCGCGCCGGTGACGGCCACGGGCGACACGGACTCCTTCTCCGTCCGCTTCGTCCCCCTGGAGTCCAACCTCGCCTCGAGCCCCGAGGCCGTGGCGGTGGTGAACGCCTATGACGCGGACGTGGGGAAGATGAACCTGGAGTGGGCCAAGGCCCACGGCCAGGACTGCCCCGCCCCCGAGAAGGGCCAGGCCGCCTTCGTGGGCAGCGCCGCCTGCGCCGACTGCCACAAGGAGACCTTCCCGGTGTGGGAGGCCTCCAAGCACCACCGGGCCATCGAGACGCTGGTGGAGGTGGGCAAGCAGTACCACCTCAACTGCACCGGCTGTCATGTCACCGGCTGGGAGCAGCCCGGCGGCGTGTGCCGCCTGGACAAGATGGCCGGCCGCGAGAACGTGGGCTGCGAGAGCTGCCACGGCCCGGGCTCGCTCCACGTCGAGGACCCCTCCTCCGACAACATCACCGCCCGCCCCGGCCAGGCCGTCTGCGTCACCTGCCACAACCGGGAGAACTCCCCCCACTTCGACTTCGCCACCTACGTGCCGAGGATCCTCGGCCCCGGTCATGGCCAGCCACAGGAAGTGAAGCGGAAGCCCTAGAACACATCCACGGGGTGCGTTTCTTCCCGTTTGGACCGTCCGGAGAGAGAATGGCCCGTCCGGATGCTTGTTCCAGGTTCGCGCGAAACGTCGAATACTTGACCTTCAAACCACTCGCCCGGTCCTTCCGGCAGCCGAATCCCAGGTGACCATGCCGCACTTCAGCCTGCTCCTCCTGGTCCTCACCTCGGTCCCGACTTCCAAGGACGCGCTGACGATGCCCCCAGCGCCTCCCGGCATGAGGGTGCTCGGCACGGAGGACAAGCAGCTGCTGCTGGGCTCCGCCGAGGAGCCCGAGGCCACGCCCGAGGAGGACTCGGCGGAGGAGGTGGAGCCCGAGTCCACCGAGCTCGAGGAGATGCGGGCCCTGGAGGGTGCCACGTTGGATCCGGGCGCCCGTCCCAACGCCGAGGTGCTCCAGTCGCTGCGCCGCCTGGGCCTGGCCAACCCGCTGCGCCAGCGCATGCTGGACGCGCTGGAGGAGCCCACCTTCCGCGAGGACGAGGCCGAGGGCGAGCTGGCCCTCATCACCGACCTGGCCAGCTTCGACGTCTCGCGCATCCAGGGCAAGTACGACATCCCCGTGGAGATGCAGCCGCTGGTGGCCCAGTACATCCAGTTCTTCCAGGGCCCGGGCCGCAAGTGGTTCCGCAAGTGGATGGAGCGCTCCACCCGCTACCTGCCGGTGATGCAGCCCATCCTCGAGGCCAACGGGCTGCCTCGCGACACGGTGTACCTGGCGATGATCGAGAGCGGCTTCTCCACCAACGCCTACTCGTGGGCACACGCCTCGGGGCCCTGGCAGTTCATCGCCAGCACCGGCCGCCAGTACGGGCTGCACCAGGACTTCTGGGTGGACGAGCGGAGGGATCCCATCAAGGCCACCAAGGCCGCCGCGCGCTACCTGAAGGATCTCCACAACGAGCTGGGCCACTGGTACCTGGCGTGGGCGGGCTACAACACGGGCAGCGGCCGGGTGCGCAGGCTGGTGGAGCGCCTGGGCACGAAGGACTTCTGGGTCATCTCCGCCCCCGAGGAGAAGGGGCTGGCGCTGGAGACGCGGCACTACGTGCCCAAGCTCATCGCCGCGGCGCTCATCTCCAAGCACCCCACCGCCTTCGGCTTCGACGAGAAGGACTTCGCCTACGAGCCGCCCCTCTCCTTCGACGAGGTGAAGATCAACGACGCCACCGACCTGGACGTCATCGCCCGGGCGGCCGGCGTGGACGTGAAGGAGGTGCAGGAGCTCAACCCCGAGCTGCGGCGCTGGTGCACCCCTCCGGCGAGCGCGAAGAACCCCTACACCCTGCGGCTGCCCAAGGGCTCGGCGGAGCGCTTCGCGGAGAACTTCGCCCGCATCGCCCCCAAGGAGCGGCTCACCTTCCGCGTCCACAAGGTGAAGAAGGGCGACACGCTGTCGCAGATCGCCCTCAAGTATGGCAGCGCGGCCGAGGCCATCCTGCAGATGAACCGGCTCAAGAGCGTGAAGACGCTCCGGCTCAACGCGGAGCTGGTCATCCCGGTGCCGAACGGGCGCGGAGGTGGCGAGGGCTCGGGGCAGAACAGCGCGCTGGCGCGCAAGGTGGCGCAGGCGCGCAGCAGCGGCGTGACGGTGCTGCGCCCCGAGGACGAGGTGCCGGCGGGCACGCCTCGCGGTCCGGTGGCGACGGGCCCCATCAAGACGGAGGTCATCAACGGCCGCAAGCGCGTCACCTACGGCGTGCAGTCGGGTGACAGCCTGTGGGCCATCGCCCAGCGCTTCCAGGTAAACGCGGAGGACATCCGCAAGTGGAACAACCTGTCGGCGCGCACCAGCAAGCGGGCGCTCAAGGTGGGCTCGGTGCTGTACGTGTATCCGGACAACGCGCCCAAGCAGGTGGAGGAGCGCGCGGGCACGGTCATCGCCCAGCGCGCACCGGCCGGCAACGCGGGCCGCCCCGGCACCGTGCACGAGCTGGCCGCCGGTGAGTCCATCTGGAGCGTCGCCCAGCGCTACGGCGTCACCGTCGAGGACATCAAGCGCTGGAACAACATCAAGGACACCACCCGCCTGCCCACCGGCCTGCGGCTCGTGGTCAAGGCGCCGTAGTCACGTGAAGACCCCGGCGCGGCGCCGGGAGAAGTCGTGCTCCGTGACGAGCCGGAGGATGGCCGCGGAGATCTTCTCCCCGCCGCGCACGGAAGGCTCGATGGGGTTGGCGTAGTCCTCCGCCCTGTCGCAGATCAGCCGGAGATCGACCAGCGGCAGACCCCGGGCGAAGGCCTCGCGGGTGATGCAGTCGTTGAAGACCGACAGCGCCGTGACGACCAGCCGCTGCCGCCCGGCATCCGGATAGTTCGCGTCATAGATGGTGCAGACGGCCGTGGGCAGACCCAGGGCCAGCACGTGGTCGAGCATCGCCTGGTAGCTCCGCCCGAACTCCTCCTGGATGTCGGCGAGCTTGCCGACCGCGTCGGCCACGGATCTCGCTCCGCGCTCCAGGACGCTCGACTGGCCCAGGGCATCGTTGCCCCCGACGCTGATGACGAGGTGGCTCGCGTCCTTGGGAAGCCGGTGGAGCTGCCCCTTGACGCCGCTCGTCACGCTGCCGTCGACGGCCCGCAGCGTCGCCTGCCAACCAGCGGGCAGCCGCTCGCGCAGCTGCTGGATGACGTCGGGCCCTCCCGACACGTACGCGCCGTTGTCGAAGATCGAATCGCCCAGGAGCACGATGTGTTTCACGAGCGCCTCACCCTTCCCGAGAGGAGAGGAATGTTCACGCGAGGCGCCCCGAGGAAGTCCCTCTCAGCCCGTCACCTGCGTCCGGGCCTCCGCTGCTCGCGGCTTCCTCCGAGAGCAGCCGGACGAGCCGCCGGCGGACCACCTCGATGTGCTCGCGGAAGAAGTAGAGATTCTCCGCGTACGACAGGGGCGTGGGAATCCGGTTCACCGCGCGCTCGGTCTCCTCGAGCCGCTTGAGCATGTCCTCGAGCATCTGCCGTCCGGGGTTCTCCTCGAGCTGGAGCTCGATCTCCTTCAGGCGCGCGTACCACCGGAAGATGCGGGAGCGGACCCGCCACAGGAACAGCGCCGGCACGGCCCGTCCGAGCGGCACCACCACGGCGATGATCGGCACGAGCATCACCCAGAGCCGGTCCACGAGGTTCGCGGCCCAGAACGGCAGGTAGCGTTGCAGGAACGGAATGCCGGCCTGGTAGTAGCGGCGGGCCTCGTCGCTGAGCGGAAAGCCGGTCTCGAGCGGCGCGGGGAATTCTCCCGAGCGGTCGAGCAACCCGGCACTGCCGTGGATCTCGCTCGCGGCGCGCATGAGCAGGTACGCGAGCGCCGGATGCAGCGTGTCCTGCGCCAGGAGGTTCGCGGTCGGCGCGAGCAGCACCACGTCCTGCTCCGGAACGTCCGCCGCGAGATTGAACACGCCTCGCGGCAGCACGAGCTTCGACAGGTACGGGTACTTGCGGGCGTAGGCGTCGGCGCGCGTGAAGCTGAGCAGCCGCACGCCGGGGGCCGCGGCGAGCTTCTGGATCGGCGGCGACTCCGCGGGGGCCACCAGGAACACCGCGTCGACGCCACCCTGCTTGAGCTGCTCGATGGCCTGGTCGCGATCCAACGGCAGGAGCTCCGTCGGAGCCTGGTCCGCGCCGTTGGCCGCCAGCAGCATGCGGGCGAGCGCATGCGTCCCACTCTCGGCGAGCCCGATCGCGATGCGCCTGCCCTTCAGCCCGCGCACGTCCTCGATGGGCTCACCGCGGTAGAAGACCCACAGCGGCACGTACGAGAGGCTGCCGAGCGAGACGATGCGCGCCGCCCCCTCCCCGGCCGCCGTACCGCCCTGCACGAAAGCGACGTCCGCCTCCGGGGTGTCTCCGGAGAGGAGCTCGAGACTGGTGACCGACCCCTTCGTCTGGCGGATCTCCAGCGTGACGCCGTGCCGCGCGAGGACCTCCTGGTACTTCCGCGCGAAGTAGCGGAAGCCGCCCTCGTCCTGCGCCGTCGCGAGGACGAGCCTCTTCGGTGGCGCGGGCTTGACGAAGTAGAAGGTGACGGCGAACGCGGCCCCGATGATGAGGAGCGTGGGCGCGAGCGTGAGCAACAAGTCGCGCCGCAACGTGCGCCGGAGCTGTTCCTTGATCATATCCGCCTTCATGAGTCCTGAACGGGTTGCAGCCTCTCCGTAAGAGGTCGGACAGGCAAGGGAGAGCCAGGTCTCCCCTGCCCGCCAGCCCGCCTTACTCGGAGGGCGGCGTGTACCGGGAGACGTTCGCGCGGGGCGCCCCACTGAGTGAGCCGCCCGTCAGCAGCACCTGCCCGGTGTGCAGCAGCGTCTCGGCGGAGCCCGGGCCGTTCCCCGGCAGCCAGCCCGCGAAGCGCCACCCGTTCCAGTTCGGCTCATACAGCTCGGCTTCCGGCACGGTGAGACCATCGCCGTTGTCGCCACCCGAGATGAGCACCTGGCCCGAGTAGAGCAGGGTCGCGTGGTGGCTCTCGCGGGCCCATCCCAGGGGGGCGGCATTGGTCCACCGGTCGTTGAAGGGATCGTAGATGGCCGTCTGGGTGTTGGGGCCCAGGAAGCCGCCCGTCACCAGCACCGAGCCCGAGTAGAGCCGCGTCGCGGTGTGACTGTAGTGACCCGACGGCATGGGGCTCACCAGCCTCCAGGTGCCGGTGGCCGGGTCGTACAGCTCCGCGCTCGCGAGCGTGCCCTCGTTGCCGTTGAAGCCGCCAAGCACCAGCACCTCGCCCGAGTAGAGCTTCGTCGCGGTGTGCCACATGCGTGCCTTGACCATGGAGCCCGTGGGGCTCCAGGTGCCGGTGGCCGGGTCGTACAGCTCCGCGCTCGTGGAGCCAGGGTTGAAGGGGTAGGTGAAGCCACCCGTGACCAGCACCTTGCCCGAGTCGAGCAGGGTCGCGGTGTGCCGGACGCGAGACGTGTTCAGGCTCCCCGTGAAGCTCCAGGTGCCGGTGGCCGGGTCATACAGCTCCGCGGTGCCGGTCGAGGGCTGACCGGAGGCATGGCCGCCCACCACCAGCACCTGACCCGAGCCGAGCGGCGTCGCCGTGTGGCCGGCGCGCGCCAGATTCAGGGAGCCCGTGGGAGACCAGCTGTCCGCGTACGGGTCATACACCTCCGCGCTCGCGGTGTTGCCGGAAGGGGAGATGCCGCCCGCCACCAGCACCGAGCCGGTGGAGTTGAGCAGCGTCGCGGTGTGGAGCCTGCGCGCGGTGCTCATGGGCGTGTGGGAGGTCCACCTGCCCACCCAGGTCGGGGCCAGGTCCGCCCGTATGGCCTGTGACGATGAGGCTCCAGGGGTGGAGGGCTCCTCCCCAGGCTGGCAGCCACCCATGAGGGATACCACTCCAGCCATCAGCCACGACAATCGGCTCGTTCTGCGCATGATGTCTCCGCTTGGAAGAGTGCAGCCCCCACACCATATAGAGTTCTCCCCGTCATGCGCCTCATCACCCTCTCCATTCCCCTCTTCTTCGTCCTGATGGGCATCGAGTGGCTCGCCGGGCGGCTCCGGAAACGGCGCGTGTTCCGAGGCCCGGATGTCTTCGCGAACCTCTCGCTGGGGTCCGCCCAGACGGTCTTCAACGTCGTGGCCGTGGGGCTGCTGGCCGGCGCCTACCTGGCCATCTACGAGCACCGGCTCTTCGACATCCCCTCCTCCTCGGTGCTGGCCTGGACGGGACTGATGCTCGGTGTCGACTTCGCCTACTACTGGTTCCACCGCGTCTCGCACCGCATGAACCTGGCCTGGGCGGCGCACGCTCCCCACCACCAGAGCGAGGACTACAACCTGGCCGTGGCCCTGCGTCAGGGGCCCATCCAACCGCTCTTCTCGCGCGTCTTCTACCTGCCGCTGGCGTGGCTCGGCTTCTCCCCGGCCATGTTCGCCACCGCGGCGGGGCTCAACACGCTCTACCAGTTCTGGGTGCACACCGAGCTCGTCGGCAAGCTCGGGCCCCTCGAGTGGGTGCTCAGCACCCCCTCGCACCACCGCGTGCACCACGCCTGCAACGGCCGCTACCTGGACAAGAACCACGGCGGCATCCTCATCATCTGGGACAGGCTGTTCGGCACCTTCGAGCCCGAGGTGGAGCCGGTCACCTACGGCACGGTGAAGCAGGTGCGCACCTTCAACCCGCTGCTGGCCGCCATCACCCCCTTCCGCGACCTGGCGGTCCTGTCCTGGAGGGCGCCGAGGTTCCTGGACAAGCTGAAGGTCTGGGTCATGCCGCCCGAGTGGCGCCCGGCGGGGGTGGATGCTCCGGCCGCGGAGGCCGTGGAGGGGAGAACCCGGTTCGACGTGCGCTTCTCTCGCCGGGTGGCGCTCTACGTCGGCCTCGTGGGCGTGCTGACGTTGCTGCTCACCGTGCTGTTCCTGGGCCGGGGTTCGTCATTGCCCCTGCCCTCGCGGCTCGCGTTCGCGGCCTGGTTCCTGGCCTCCCTGGGTGGATTGGGAGGCGTGCTGGAGGGGAGGCGCTGGGGGCCGTGGGTCGAGGCGGTGAGGCTCGCGGCGGCGCCGGTGGTGGTGGCGCTGCTCTAGCCCCGGGGCTCAACGCGAGAGGGGAAGCCGGAGGCTGAAGGTGGAGCCCTCACCCAACGTCGACTGCGCGGTGAGCGAGCCCCCATGGAGCCGTGCGAGCGCCCCGGCGATGTACAGGCCCAGTCCATGCCCCTGTCCTCCGGCGACCTCCGCGCGGTGGAAGCGGTCGAAGACGTTGGGCAACTCCGAGGCCGCGATGCCGACGCCCCAGTCGCGCACCTGGACGACGGCCAGCCCGGGTGAGAGGGACAGCGTCACCTCGACACGCCGTGCCTCTCCCCCGTACTTCACCGCGTTGGAGATCAGGTTGTTGAGGATGTAGCGCACGCGCTCGGCATCGAAGGAGAGCTCCACCCGCTGCTCCGGCTCCTTCAGGTGGAAGTCCACCTGCGGTTGGAGCTCGCGCCATTCCTGGACCACCTCCTGGAGGAACGCCGAGACATTCCCGGGCTCCAATTGCAGCGCCAGCTTGCCCTCGGACAGGCGCGCCGCGTCGAGGATGGAGGTGACGAGGGTATTCATCCGGTCCAGCTGGCGGAGGATGGTCTCCGTGAAGCGTTTCTCCTCCGGAGTGCTCTTGTTCCCCTGCTTGCGCAGCAGCAGCTGGGCGTTGAGCCGCGCCGAGCTCAAGGGCGTCTTGATCTCATGGGCGACCCAGTTGAGCATCTCCTCGCGCACGGTTCCGCTGGAGCGGTCCGCGCGGGCCCCTCCGGGCGCGACCTCATTGCGAGGCTCGGCGGAGGGACGCGAATCCAACACCTTCCGCACGGTCTTCTCGAAGGTCTCGAGTTCCACCGGCTTGGAGAGGAAGACATCGGCCTCTTCCAGGCCCTTGGGGCGCGCGGCACTCAGCAACAGGAAGGGGACCGTCTCGAGCCGGGCATCGGCACGCAGCGCCCGGAGCAGCTCCACTCCCGTGCGCCGGGGCATCATGTGGTCACTCACCACCAGATCCGGCCGCTCCGTCCGGGCCAGCATGAGGGCCTCTTCCCCATTGTGTGCCCGCAGGGCGCGATGACCCAGGTCCTCCACCACCTGGGCGAAGATCTCGAGCATGGCCTCTTCATCCTCCGCGATGAGGATGAGGCTCATCTCGACTCTCCGACGACGCTTGCGCCAAGAGGCCGGGCCTGCCCCGTCAACAGGCCCTCCACCGAGCGCATCGGCGCCAGGACCCGGATCCCCGCGTCGTTGATTTCGAACTCGCGCAGGTTCCCGTCGTACTTGCTGTCGCGCATCTTGAGGATGGACAGGATGCGGTGGATGCGCCCGCGCAGCTCCACGTAGCGCAACAGCAGCAGGTTCTCGCCGAGGATCGCGATGGGCGTGTCGCTGAAATCCAGCTCGGTGCCAGCGATCTTCGACACCTCCTTGGTGAAGAGGGACGTCACTCCCGCGGCCCGGAGGTGCACGCTCAAGGCGGCCAGGAAGGTGCGCCGCCGCTCCGGGTCCGCGATGGAGAGCTCGAGCTCCGTCAGTCCGTCGAGGACGAGCCGCTGGATTCCCTGACGCGCCACATCCCGCAGGATGCGCTCGATGAGGACATCCGCCTCCGTCTCGGCCGGAGGCTGGTGGACCAACGTCAGCGCTCCACTGGCCAACACCTCCTGCACGTCCAATCCGATCCGCTTCGCCCGGGCGAGCAGCGCGGAGGAAGGCTCGAAGCAGGAGACGAAGAGCGTCTTCTCCCCCCGGCGGGCTCCCTCCGCCGCGAAGTGCGCGGCGAGCAGCGTCTTGCCAATGCCCATGCTGCCCGCGAGCAGGGTGGTGCTCTGGACGGGCAGCCCGCCTTCCATCAGCCCGTCGAGCTCGGGCAGCCCGAAGCCGGCCCGGCCGCGCGTCGGGGAGAAGTCCTTGTCGGAGGGAATCTGGGTCTCGAGCCGGGGGAAGAGCTCCACGCCCTCGGGACCGATGCGCATGAGGTGCTCGCCGGGCAGGTGGGGCCGGCCGCGCAGCTTGACCACCTCCACCCGGCGCAGGCGGCGCACGCCGCGCGTGTTCACCGACAGCGAGACGATGCCATCCACCGTCGTCGCTTCCGGCAGGGCCATCAGCTTCTCGAGGGGGTACTCGGTGGTGAAGAGCCCGACGCAGTCCGTGGCGGACAGCCCGATGCCCAGCTCGTACAGGAACTCGCGCAGCCTGGCCTCGTCCTGCCACAGGTCGCGGATGGCGCGCAGCCCGTCGATGAAGAGCAGCTTCGCGCCGCGCTCGCGGACGGTGTGCACCAGGAGATCACGCGCCTCCTTGGCCCCCTTCTTCAGCGAGGCGTAGGTGCTCATGAGGAAGAGCTTCTCGCCCAGCAGCTCGCGGCGGAAGAAGGAGAAGCCGGAGAGCGCATCCACCAGCTTGTCGTGGGGCTCGGAGGTGACGGTGGAGATCACCACGGGCAGCCCGCGCGCGGCGGCGAGGAAGGCCACCTGGCTGCAGAGGATCGTCTTGCCGCTGCCAGGGTTGCCCGCGACGATGAGCGTCTGCCTGCGGGGAATGCCACCCCCCAGCAGAACATCGAAGCTCGGGATACCGGTCTCCAGGCACTGCCTCCGGTTGCTGTCGTCCGTCATGAATGCTCGCTACGGTTGAGAAGGGACCACGCGAGCCCAGCCAGAGACGTGCCTTCACGGGAGAAGAAATCCTTGGACGGGTGGCGCGCGCTCTTCCCGTAACACGGGAAGAGCGCCCTCCCACTGGAACTCGTGGGAGCGCCAGCCCGAAGGTCACCTGGACAACCAAGGAACCAGGCCTTACCCCTGCTCGAGCAGGAGCTTCAGCTCGCGGACGCGGCGGGTGATGTAGTCGCGGTCCAACCGGCGGAAGCTCTCGGGCAGCAGCTCGCGGCTGGTGCACTCCTGCACCGCCACCAGGTTCTGCAGCTCGATCTCCAGCGGGTAGCTGGGCGGCACGAAGTCCTCGAAGACGGCCTTGAGGTCCTCCACCGTGGCCTGCTCGCGCCCCTGGGCCAGCGCGCGGAAGCGGGTGCGCACCAGCACCGCCTCCATGTCCGCGCCGCTCAGCTGGCGAGTCCCCGTCGGAATCAGCTCGCCCACCGAGGGCACGTCCAGCTTCAGGCCCGTCTTCTTCTGCATCACCCGGAAGAGCTCCTCCCGCTCGGCTTCCGTCTCCGGGTAGAAGAGCGCGAGGTGCTCCTCGGCGCGGCCCTGGCGCTTGAGGTCGATGGGCAGCAGGTCCGGCCGCGCCGTCATCAGGAACCAGACGATCTTCCCGCGGTACACCGTGTTGCCCATGAACGAGGCGATGGAGCCGAACACGCGGCTGCTCGTCCCCGAGTCCCCGCCCGAGTCGCGGTTGCCCAGGAAGGTGTCCGCCTCGTCCACCATCACCGCCACCGGCCAGAGCGCCTTGAGGAGATTGAAGATCTTCTCCAGGTTGGCCTCGGTGACGCCCTGCCACTGGCTGCGGAAGTTGAGGAACTTCACCACCGGGATGCCAATCTCCCCGGCGAAGCAGGACACCAGGAACGTCTTGCCCGTGCCGACGGGGCCACTCACGAGGTAGCCCATGGGCATCACCTCGATGCGGCCCTTCTTCAGCGCGTTGGCCGCGT includes these proteins:
- a CDS encoding response regulator, producing MQEKRKILLIDDSEITLAMEKAVLEARGYEVVATSTLMEFEKTLQTWKPDLILTDIHMPEAKGTDICRTLKNEYGTQDIPIILFSSLPDDELSKLAEQVGADGSLSKVNGLEKMGEKIDELVQSIIW
- a CDS encoding multiheme c-type cytochrome, which produces MRRLLPGLFLLAALSGCSRKESAPAPTPPPASAQAPGAILFFSADTRGYLGPCGCSENMRGGIARAAFQIQEARKGALPVLYVDGGDSLFGSPTLKPDQVPQEERKARALAESMKRMGLVVRAVGELDDTRGADFRRGLGLPELEPGGVKVLPAGKREVGVVSASDAAGLKQASAKARAQGADFVVGLFHGTLEEAQRAAATPEPGVDLVLATHTASEFDGEQNKLTRDAVPVVGLQSKGRSLLRVDLAYGAKPGPFTPQKTAEDTEREAASIDRRMALLDKEINLPGIAPELKSLKQQKREELVARRQALLTAPVTATGDTDSFSVRFVPLESNLASSPEAVAVVNAYDADVGKMNLEWAKAHGQDCPAPEKGQAAFVGSAACADCHKETFPVWEASKHHRAIETLVEVGKQYHLNCTGCHVTGWEQPGGVCRLDKMAGRENVGCESCHGPGSLHVEDPSSDNITARPGQAVCVTCHNRENSPHFDFATYVPRILGPGHGQPQEVKRKP
- a CDS encoding LysM peptidoglycan-binding domain-containing protein, with amino-acid sequence MPHFSLLLLVLTSVPTSKDALTMPPAPPGMRVLGTEDKQLLLGSAEEPEATPEEDSAEEVEPESTELEEMRALEGATLDPGARPNAEVLQSLRRLGLANPLRQRMLDALEEPTFREDEAEGELALITDLASFDVSRIQGKYDIPVEMQPLVAQYIQFFQGPGRKWFRKWMERSTRYLPVMQPILEANGLPRDTVYLAMIESGFSTNAYSWAHASGPWQFIASTGRQYGLHQDFWVDERRDPIKATKAAARYLKDLHNELGHWYLAWAGYNTGSGRVRRLVERLGTKDFWVISAPEEKGLALETRHYVPKLIAAALISKHPTAFGFDEKDFAYEPPLSFDEVKINDATDLDVIARAAGVDVKEVQELNPELRRWCTPPASAKNPYTLRLPKGSAERFAENFARIAPKERLTFRVHKVKKGDTLSQIALKYGSAAEAILQMNRLKSVKTLRLNAELVIPVPNGRGGGEGSGQNSALARKVAQARSSGVTVLRPEDEVPAGTPRGPVATGPIKTEVINGRKRVTYGVQSGDSLWAIAQRFQVNAEDIRKWNNLSARTSKRALKVGSVLYVYPDNAPKQVEERAGTVIAQRAPAGNAGRPGTVHELAAGESIWSVAQRYGVTVEDIKRWNNIKDTTRLPTGLRLVVKAP
- a CDS encoding SGNH/GDSL hydrolase family protein, yielding MKHIVLLGDSIFDNGAYVSGGPDVIQQLRERLPAGWQATLRAVDGSVTSGVKGQLHRLPKDASHLVISVGGNDALGQSSVLERGARSVADAVGKLADIQEEFGRSYQAMLDHVLALGLPTAVCTIYDANYPDAGRQRLVVTALSVFNDCITREAFARGLPLVDLRLICDRAEDYANPIEPSVRGGEKISAAILRLVTEHDFSRRRAGVFT
- a CDS encoding TAXI family TRAP transporter solute-binding subunit, with protein sequence MKADMIKEQLRRTLRRDLLLTLAPTLLIIGAAFAVTFYFVKPAPPKRLVLATAQDEGGFRYFARKYQEVLARHGVTLEIRQTKGSVTSLELLSGDTPEADVAFVQGGTAAGEGAARIVSLGSLSYVPLWVFYRGEPIEDVRGLKGRRIAIGLAESGTHALARMLLAANGADQAPTELLPLDRDQAIEQLKQGGVDAVFLVAPAESPPIQKLAAAPGVRLLSFTRADAYARKYPYLSKLVLPRGVFNLAADVPEQDVVLLAPTANLLAQDTLHPALAYLLMRAASEIHGSAGLLDRSGEFPAPLETGFPLSDEARRYYQAGIPFLQRYLPFWAANLVDRLWVMLVPIIAVVVPLGRAVPALFLWRVRSRIFRWYARLKEIELQLEENPGRQMLEDMLKRLEETERAVNRIPTPLSYAENLYFFREHIEVVRRRLVRLLSEEAASSGGPDAGDGLRGTSSGRLA
- a CDS encoding Kelch repeat-containing protein — encoded protein: MSTARRLHTATLLNSTGSVLVAGGISPSGNTASAEVYDPYADSWSPTGSLNLARAGHTATPLGSGQVLVVGGHASGQPSTGTAELYDPATGTWSFTGSLNTSRVRHTATLLDSGKVLVTGGFTYPFNPGSTSAELYDPATGTWSPTGSMVKARMWHTATKLYSGEVLVLGGFNGNEGTLASAELYDPATGTWRLVSPMPSGHYSHTATRLYSGSVLVTGGFLGPNTQTAIYDPFNDRWTNAAPLGWARESHHATLLYSGQVLISGGDNGDGLTVPEAELYEPNWNGWRFAGWLPGNGPGSAETLLHTGQVLLTGGSLSGAPRANVSRYTPPSE
- a CDS encoding sterol desaturase family protein produces the protein MRLITLSIPLFFVLMGIEWLAGRLRKRRVFRGPDVFANLSLGSAQTVFNVVAVGLLAGAYLAIYEHRLFDIPSSSVLAWTGLMLGVDFAYYWFHRVSHRMNLAWAAHAPHHQSEDYNLAVALRQGPIQPLFSRVFYLPLAWLGFSPAMFATAAGLNTLYQFWVHTELVGKLGPLEWVLSTPSHHRVHHACNGRYLDKNHGGILIIWDRLFGTFEPEVEPVTYGTVKQVRTFNPLLAAITPFRDLAVLSWRAPRFLDKLKVWVMPPEWRPAGVDAPAAEAVEGRTRFDVRFSRRVALYVGLVGVLTLLLTVLFLGRGSSLPLPSRLAFAAWFLASLGGLGGVLEGRRWGPWVEAVRLAAAPVVVALL